The Acinetobacter sp. SAAs474 DNA window TGAGCTCGGTTTAAAACCGATTGATATTGAAAACCCAAGAGAAATTCGTAACTTACTTGGGCAGTTTGCAACAGGCGTGACAGTAATTACAACACGTGGTCGGGATGGAGGTAAAATTGGAATGACCGCCAATTCATTTTCATCATTGTCACTTGATCCACCTTTGATTCTGTGGAGTTTATCGAAAACTGCACCGAGTCTACCCGATTTTACAGCAGCTGAATATTTCGCGATTCACATGCTGGCTCAGGAGCATCATTCACTTTCTGGACATTTCGCACGGGGATCAGAAGATAAATTCGCCAGTATTGCACATCGTGAATGTGCGCATGGTCTACCTCTACTTGAGGATGTACTTGCGACATTGGTCTGTAAAAATATTAACCAATATGAAGGTGGTGATCATCTCATTTTTATTGGTGAAATTGAGCATTATCAACAACGTATTGGTGAACCTTTAGTGTTTCATGCAGGTAAATATCGTATTGCTGCAGAACATCCAGAACTCAGTATTTAATGATATCCATCACGATCAATTCCGGTCGTGATTTTTTCAGGGATAGAATATGAAGAACCATGTGATAAAAAGAGGTTTTCTTGCTGGAACAGTGGT harbors:
- a CDS encoding flavin reductase family protein, giving the protein MNINTSYELGLKPIDIENPREIRNLLGQFATGVTVITTRGRDGGKIGMTANSFSSLSLDPPLILWSLSKTAPSLPDFTAAEYFAIHMLAQEHHSLSGHFARGSEDKFASIAHRECAHGLPLLEDVLATLVCKNINQYEGGDHLIFIGEIEHYQQRIGEPLVFHAGKYRIAAEHPELSI